From one Eucalyptus grandis isolate ANBG69807.140 chromosome 9, ASM1654582v1, whole genome shotgun sequence genomic stretch:
- the LOC108955158 gene encoding B3 domain-containing protein At3g18960-like translates to MIPKRFIAKYGDRLPNLLLLKVAGDANWPVELEKCDDRVWISKGWKNFLDYYSINHGHLIVFRYEWGSIFHVLIFDKSASEIEYPRKPVAPEKLAEPKVVETDDVLTELGEYISPGERREMKSPSCLASSDKLMTKSDPVSQDRNKSSARLPMPYYEAKGSYSGDRRTSKLKEYLHPYRSSLDYSGKVKESEKRATPFEQIHLRSRCTNPSDALKRPGNSNRNILLSSSLCGTTTSSTLTW, encoded by the exons ATGATACCTAAGAGGTTCATAGCAAAATATGGAGACCGCCTGCCAAACCTCTTGCTTCTTAAAGTTGCAGGGGATGCAAATTGGCCAGTGGAACTAGAGAAGTGTGATGACAGGGTATGGATTAGCAAAGGATGGAAGAATTTCTTAGATTATTACTCCATCAATCATGGACATTTGATAGTCTTTAGATATGAATGGGGCTCAATCTTTCATGTcctaatattcgataaaagtgCGTCTGAGATAGAATATCCCCGGAAACCCGTAGCTCCTGAAAAATTAGCAGAGCCCAAGGTGGTCGAAACCGATGATGTCTTGACAGAATTGGGTGAGTACATTTCGCCTGGAGAAAGGAGGGAAATGAAGTCGCCATCGTGCTTGGCTTCTTCTGATAAGCTGATGACGAAATCCGATCCTGTTAGCCAAGATCGAAATAAGTCCAGTGCCCGTTTGCCAATGCCATATTATGAAGCTAAAGGCTCTTATTCAGGAGATAGAAGGACTTCGAAGCTCAAGGAGTACTTGCACCCGTATCGTTCATCACTAGACTACAGTG GCAAGGTCAAAGAGTCTGAAAAAAGAGCTACCCCTTTTGAGCAGATTCATCTTAGATCTAGATGTACAAACCCTTCTGATGCTCTGAAAAGGCCAGGAAATTCAAATCGGAACATCCTTCTTTCCTCATCCTTGTGCGGCACTACTACCTCGAGCACTCTAACGTGGTAA